Within the Sulfurospirillum barnesii SES-3 genome, the region GGGCTTTGGCAATGATTAACGGTGGGGCAATTGATGATGTTGATATGATTTTAGGGCTGCATTTACGCCCGCTTGAAGAGACAAGCATGGGCAAAGCAACCCCTGCGCTCTACCATGCCGCCTCGCAAAGGCTCAAAGGCGTTTTTCATGGCGTCTCAGCACATGGGGCACGTCCTCATTTGGGTATCAACGCCATTGATGCAGCCGTTGCCGCCATAACAGCAGTCAATGCCATTCATCTCAATCCAACCCAATCCTACAGCATTAAGGCCACCCAAATCATTGCAGATGCAGGTGTTACCAATGCTATTCCCAATGAAGCAACCGTGATTTGGGACGTGCGTTCTGAATTTAACAGTACCATGGATAGCCTTCTTGAAAAAGCAAAATCGGCGATTATTGCAGGAGCCGCAACGGTTGGGGCAAGCGTGGATGTCACCAACTATTTTGCTATTCCTGCAGCTGAATATTCTGATGAAGCCATTGATGTTTTAACAAAAGCTATTGTAGAGGTTTATGGAGAAGAGGGGTTGTGTCCGCCGATTAAAACAGCGGGTGGGGAAGATTTTCATTACTATATCAAAGAAAAACCTTCTATTAAAGCAGGCTATTTTGGTCTAGGATGCGACTTAACCCCTGGATTACACCATCCTCAAATGGCGTTTAACAAAAATGCTTTAGAACACGGTAAAGATATTTTAATGCTAGCCGCCCAAAAAGTACTCAACGCCTAAAAACCCCTTGCAAAAAGGGGATGTCACGCACAAGGCATCCCCTTTTTAGTGGAAAAAATGCTTTACATGTAAAGCGTTTTAATTGCGTCTTTTGTACTCATCGTACCCAAACTGACTTACCACTTCATAGCTTCCATCTTTTCGTAAAACAGCCAAATCGGGGAGTTTTACGCCATTAAAGGTCGTATTTTTCACGATGGTGTAGTGAATCATATCTTCAAAGATGAGCTTATCGCCAATACGAAGTGGTGCGTCAAAACTGTAATCCCCCATAATGTCGCCCGCCAAACATGTCGGGCCTCCAAGGCGGTACATGTAAGGCTTTTCACCCACCTCTCCTGCACCTCGAATCATTGCACGATAGGGCATGGCAAGGGTGTCAGGCATATGCGCCTCAGCGGAGATGTCAAGAATGGCAATGTCCATGCCATTGTGCACGATGTCCAAAACACTCGCCACCAATGACCCTGTTTGCCACCCCACCGCTTCACCAGGTTCCAAATAAACCGTAATGCCGTTATATCGTTTCCTAAAATCTTGAATCAGCGCAATGAGTTTTTCCACATCATAGCCCTCACGGGTGATGTGATGCCCTCCTCCAAAATTAATCCATTTCATACGAGGAATCAGCTCACCAAAACGCTCCTCAAAGCCTTTGAGCACTTCTTCCAAAGCGCTAGCATCTTGCTCGCACAAAGCGTGAAAATGAAGCCCCTCGATGCCCTCTAATTTGTCGTATTGCATATTTTCTTTGGTGATGCCCAAGCGACTGTAAAGAGCACACGGGTTATACAAATCCACAGGGCTTGAAGAGACTTCAGGATTGAGGCGCAAACCGCAACTGGTTTTGCCAAGCGCTTTTGCTTTGTATTTTTCCCATTGGTTGAACGAGTTAAAGATAAGATGGTCACTCAAAGCGATGACCTCGTCAATCTCCTCTTCTTTGTACGCTGGAGAGTACGTGCACACCGAGCCTTTAAAAAACTCATGCGCAAATTTAGCTTCATGAAGCCCGCTACACGTACAGCCACTGAGGTATTTGTCCACCAAAGAAGCCAGTGCTTTAAACGCAAAGCCTTTGAGGGCGAGCAAAATGGCAGCCCCTGAGCGCTCAGCGACCTCTTTTAAACGTTTTAAATTTTCCTCTAAAAGTGCCTCTTCACACACATACGCTGGGGTTTGAATCTTTTCAATCACTGTTTCTATTTTGCTGATTTTAACCATATTTTTCTCCCATTTTTACTCACGAAATGTAACATCTTTCGCCTTAACAAAAAAATATTACATAAATTATTCAAAAAGACGATTGTATGAGAGTATTATTAGCTCATTTAGATGTGAAGAGGGGGAAGTAAATGCAAGGGGTCAATATTAAAATTAAAGCACTTGTATTGTTTATTGTAAGTCTTGGGGTACTAACGATTGCATCACTCGGAGTCATTTTTTACAAATCAGAAGCACTGATTAATACGCAAGTACATGATGAGCGAGAATTCATTTTAGATATGAATAAGCAAGAGCTCAAAGCTTATACGACGATGGCGGAAAAGGCGATTGGTTCCTTTTATGAAGCCTCTTCTTCGGAGTCCAACATCGCACAAAAGATCAAAGCCGATGCGATGATCCTCAAAAAAACATTGGATGACATCTACACCAACAACAAAGACAAACTCTCTAAAGATGAACTGCACACGATGCTTTTAGCGCTGATTAATGGCTACCGCTACAACAACGATGTGGGGTATTTTTATGCCTATAACATGGAAGGTATCAACGTCGTTCATCCCATCAACAAAGCACTGGTTGGTAAAAATTTGATCGAGATGAAAGACAAAGAGGGAAACTTTGTTATCAAAGACCTCCTCAAAGCAGCCAAAGAGGGAACGGGGGTTACCAAGTTCATTTGGCCGCATCCCATTACCAAACAAGATGAACCCAAACTCTCGTATAATTTCTACTATGAACCCTTAAACATCGTTATCGGTACGGGCGATTATGCCTCGAGCATCAAAGAACATTTTCAAAATGAGGC harbors:
- a CDS encoding M20 peptidase aminoacylase family protein, giving the protein MSRVIEVYDYLHTIPELGFQEYKTAAFLAQELQKAGFHVTTNVGETTGVVGVYDSGVEGSTLALRADIDALGHIIDGQPCAMHTCGHDAHSAMVLAAAEELLANQCIKKGKLKIIFQPAEEIGTGALAMINGGAIDDVDMILGLHLRPLEETSMGKATPALYHAASQRLKGVFHGVSAHGARPHLGINAIDAAVAAITAVNAIHLNPTQSYSIKATQIIADAGVTNAIPNEATVIWDVRSEFNSTMDSLLEKAKSAIIAGAATVGASVDVTNYFAIPAAEYSDEAIDVLTKAIVEVYGEEGLCPPIKTAGGEDFHYYIKEKPSIKAGYFGLGCDLTPGLHHPQMAFNKNALEHGKDILMLAAQKVLNA
- the nspC gene encoding carboxynorspermidine decarboxylase, whose product is MVKISKIETVIEKIQTPAYVCEEALLEENLKRLKEVAERSGAAILLALKGFAFKALASLVDKYLSGCTCSGLHEAKFAHEFFKGSVCTYSPAYKEEEIDEVIALSDHLIFNSFNQWEKYKAKALGKTSCGLRLNPEVSSSPVDLYNPCALYSRLGITKENMQYDKLEGIEGLHFHALCEQDASALEEVLKGFEERFGELIPRMKWINFGGGHHITREGYDVEKLIALIQDFRKRYNGITVYLEPGEAVGWQTGSLVASVLDIVHNGMDIAILDISAEAHMPDTLAMPYRAMIRGAGEVGEKPYMYRLGGPTCLAGDIMGDYSFDAPLRIGDKLIFEDMIHYTIVKNTTFNGVKLPDLAVLRKDGSYEVVSQFGYDEYKRRN